From Equus quagga isolate Etosha38 chromosome 3, UCLA_HA_Equagga_1.0, whole genome shotgun sequence, one genomic window encodes:
- the LOC124237467 gene encoding magnesium transporter NIPA3 produces the protein MGEQLRLPPGEPCREGYVLSLVCPNSSQAWCEITNVSQPLASPVLYRDLNSSITNLSISANVENKCNLYVGLVLAVSSSVFIGSSFVLKKKGLLQLANKGVTRAGRGGHSYLKEWLWWAGLLSMGAGEAANFAAYAFAPATLVTPLGALSVLISAILSSYFLNERLNIHGKIGCILSILGSTVMVIHAPQEEEVTSLHEMEMKLRDPGFISFAVIITVISLVLILIVAPKKGQTNILVYISICSLIGAFSVSSVKGLGIAIKELLEWKPVYKHPLVFVLLAVLVLSVTTQINYLNKALDTFNTSLVTPIYYVFFTSMVVTCSAILFQEWYGMKAGDVIGTLSGFFTIINGIFLLHAFKNTDITWSELTSTKKEVFSLNGSEDKYVLLENRECSAPEYNDDITLFSRTDD, from the exons ATGGGGGAACAGCTGAGGCTGCCGCCGGGAGAACCCTGCCGAGAAG gCTACGTGCTGTCTCTGGTCTGTCCTAACTCCTCCCAGGCTTGGTGTGAGATCACAAATGTGTCACAGCCGTTGGCTTCTCCTGTCCTCTACAGGGACCTGAATTCCAGCATAACCAACTTGAGCATTTCTGCAAATGTAGAAAACAAATGCAATCTTTATGTGGGCCTGGTACTGGCAGTGAGTTCCAGTGTTTTTATTGGCTCCAGCTTCGTATTGAAAAAGAAGGGCCTCTTGCAACTGGCCAACAAGGGTGTTACTAGAGCTG GACGAGGTGGGCATTCTTACCTCAAAGAATGGCTCTGGTGGGCAGGATTACTCTCAA TGGGAGCGGGGGAGGCTGCGAATTTTGCAGCCTATGCTTTTGCACCTGCCACCTTGGTCACCCCACTAGGCGCTCTGAGCGTTCTCATAAG tgcaatattgtcttcctattttttaaatgagcgcTTGAACATTCATGGAAAAATAGGCTGCATATTAAGTATATTGGGGTCAACTGTGATGGTTATCCACGCTCCGCAAGAAGAGGAAGTCACATCTTTGCAcgaaatggaaatgaaattgaGAGACCCAG gatttatttcctttgctgtgatcATAACTGTGATCTCTTTGGTGCTGATTTTGATCGTGGCTCCCAAGAAAGGACAGACCAATATATTGGTTTACATTTCAATCTGTTCATTGATTGGGGCGTTTTCAGTTTCCTCTGTCAAGGGCCTGGGAATTGCCATTAAGGAACTATTGGAATGGAAGCCAGTTTACAAGCATCCCCTGGTCTTTGTTTTGCTGGCTGTACTTGTGCTTTCAGTGACAACACAGATTAACTATCTCAACAAGGCCCTGGACACCTTTAATACATCGCTTGTGACTCCCATTTATTATGTGTTCTTCACGTCCATGGTAGTGACTTGCTCCGCCATCTTATTCCAAGAATGGTATGGTATGAAAGCTGGAGATGTCATTGGGACCTTGAGTGGGTTCTTCACCATTATCAATGGCATCTTCCTTCtacatgcttttaaaaacactgaCATTACCTGGAGTGAGCTGACATCCACTAAGAAAGAAGTCTTCTCTCTGAATGGCAGTGAAGACAAATATGTGTTACTAGAGAACAGAGAATGTTCAGCCCCAGAATACAATGATGACATTACATTGTTTAGCAGGACTGATGATTGA